The Streptococcus pluranimalium genome contains a region encoding:
- the rpsB gene encoding 30S ribosomal protein S2 produces MAVISMKQLLEAGVHFGHQTRRWNPKMAKYIFTERNGIHVIDLQQTVKLADQAYDFIRDAAANDAVILFVGTKKQAAEAVAEEATRAGQYYINHRWLGGTLTNWDTIQKRIARLKEIKAMEENGTFEVLPKKEVALLNKQRARLEKFLGGIEDMPRIPDVMYIVDPHKEQIAVKEAKKLGIPVVAMVDTNADPDEIDVIIPANDDAIRAVKLITSKLADAVIEGNQGEDAGADFQEEASAESIEEIVEVVEGK; encoded by the coding sequence ATGGCAGTAATTTCAATGAAACAACTTCTTGAGGCTGGTGTTCACTTTGGTCACCAAACTCGTCGCTGGAACCCTAAAATGGCTAAGTATATCTTTACTGAGCGTAACGGTATCCACGTTATCGACCTTCAACAAACTGTAAAATTGGCTGACCAAGCTTACGACTTTATTCGTGACGCAGCAGCAAACGATGCAGTTATCTTGTTTGTTGGTACTAAAAAGCAAGCAGCTGAAGCAGTAGCAGAAGAAGCTACTCGTGCTGGTCAATACTACATCAACCACCGTTGGTTGGGTGGAACTCTTACAAACTGGGATACTATCCAAAAACGTATCGCACGTTTGAAAGAAATCAAAGCTATGGAAGAAAATGGGACTTTTGAAGTTCTTCCTAAGAAAGAAGTTGCATTGTTGAACAAACAACGTGCACGTCTTGAAAAATTCTTGGGTGGTATCGAAGACATGCCTCGTATTCCAGATGTTATGTACATCGTTGACCCACATAAAGAACAAATCGCTGTTAAAGAAGCTAAAAAACTTGGTATTCCAGTTGTAGCTATGGTTGATACAAACGCTGATCCAGATGAGATCGATGTTATCATCCCAGCAAATGACGATGCTATTCGCGCCGTTAAATTGATTACTTCTAAATTGGCTGATGCGGTTATCGAAGGTAACCAAGGCGAAGATGCTGGTGCTGACTTCCAAGAAGAAGCAAGTGCAGAATCAATCGAAGAAATCGTTGAAGTTGTAGAAGGTAAATAA
- the tsf gene encoding translation elongation factor Ts, protein MAEITAKLVKELREKSGAGVMDAKKALVETDGDIDKAIELLREKGMAKAAKKADRVAAEGLTGVYVDGNVAAVVEVNAETDFVAKNAQFVELVNETAKALAAAKPANNEEAVKVKLASGETLEEAYVNATATIGEKISFRRFAVIEKSDDQAFGAYQHNGGRIGVISVIEGGDEALAKQVSMHIAAMNPSVLSYTELDEQFVKDELAQLNHVIDQDNESRAMVNKPALPHLAYGSKSQLTDEVIAKAEEEIKAELAAEGKPEKIWDKIIPGKMDRFMLDNTKVDQQYTLLAQVYIMDDSKTVEQYLESVNAKVVAFARFEVGEGIEKASNDFENEVAATMAAALGK, encoded by the coding sequence ATGGCAGAAATTACTGCAAAACTCGTTAAAGAATTGCGTGAAAAATCTGGTGCTGGTGTTATGGACGCTAAAAAAGCACTTGTTGAAACTGATGGCGATATCGACAAAGCGATTGAATTGCTTCGTGAAAAAGGTATGGCTAAAGCAGCTAAAAAAGCTGACCGTGTAGCTGCTGAAGGTTTGACTGGTGTTTATGTTGACGGTAACGTTGCAGCTGTTGTTGAAGTTAACGCTGAAACTGACTTTGTTGCTAAAAACGCTCAATTCGTTGAGTTGGTTAACGAAACTGCAAAAGCACTTGCAGCAGCTAAACCAGCTAACAACGAAGAAGCTGTTAAAGTTAAATTGGCTTCAGGTGAAACACTTGAAGAAGCATACGTTAACGCAACTGCTACAATCGGAGAGAAAATCTCATTCCGTCGTTTCGCAGTTATCGAAAAATCTGATGACCAAGCATTCGGAGCATACCAACACAACGGTGGACGTATCGGTGTTATCTCAGTTATCGAAGGTGGCGACGAAGCACTTGCTAAACAAGTTTCAATGCACATCGCTGCAATGAACCCATCAGTTCTTTCATACACTGAGCTTGATGAGCAATTTGTCAAAGATGAATTGGCACAATTGAACCACGTTATCGATCAAGACAACGAATCACGTGCTATGGTTAACAAACCAGCTCTCCCACACCTTGCGTATGGATCAAAATCTCAGTTGACTGATGAAGTGATTGCAAAAGCTGAGGAAGAAATCAAAGCTGAACTTGCAGCTGAAGGTAAACCAGAAAAAATCTGGGACAAAATCATCCCAGGTAAAATGGACCGCTTCATGCTTGACAACACTAAAGTTGACCAACAGTACACACTTCTTGCACAAGTTTACATCATGGACGACAGCAAAACTGTTGAGCAATACCTAGAATCAGTAAATGCTAAAGTTGTTGCATTTGCTCGTTTCGAAGTTGGTGAAGGTATCGAAAAAGCTTCAAACGACTTTGAAAATGAAGTTGCAGCTACAATGGCAGCGGCTCTTGGTAAATAA
- a CDS encoding CtsR family transcriptional regulator, giving the protein MPSKNTSDQIEEYIKQLLGQSGMTEIKRSHLAESFQVVPSQINYVIKTRFTESRGYLVESKRGGGGYIRIAKVKFSDNHQLLGSLMATIGERVSQQVFDDLIQLLFEEHVITEREGNILLSMTSDAVLGQEAPFIRTRMLKKLLHRLDRKKES; this is encoded by the coding sequence ATGCCATCAAAAAATACTTCGGACCAGATTGAAGAGTATATCAAACAGTTACTGGGGCAGTCAGGTATGACCGAAATCAAGCGATCCCATCTTGCTGAGTCTTTTCAAGTTGTGCCCAGTCAAATTAATTATGTCATAAAGACACGCTTTACTGAGAGTAGAGGTTACTTGGTTGAGAGTAAACGTGGCGGAGGTGGCTATATCCGCATTGCAAAGGTTAAGTTCTCGGATAATCATCAGCTACTTGGCTCTCTAATGGCAACGATTGGTGAGCGGGTGAGTCAGCAGGTGTTTGATGATCTGATTCAGCTTTTATTTGAAGAGCATGTTATTACAGAGCGAGAAGGTAATATACTTTTATCGATGACGTCTGATGCTGTGTTAGGACAAGAAGCTCCTTTTATCAGAACTCGCATGTTAAAAAAACTCCTCCATCGTTTAGATAGGAAAAAGGAATCATAA
- a CDS encoding ATP-dependent Clp protease ATP-binding subunit, with the protein MVKYSQKMQDVFGLSQIIATRFSCQLLESWHLLLGLISSDETIAGLTFREFDSETGENDYFAAAILASEKTFDDSINHFDFHEQSVATADMLAFAEQISLITGDDEVGTEHVLMAMLLSPDRMPIRVLELAGFKLKNDGEGASIFSIRQGLEKHAGFTKDQVKAIHELKKPKRPKANNFTDMMKPPSTAGELSDFTRDLTAMAEAGALEAVVGRDKEVSRMVQVLSRKTKNNPVLVGDAGVGKTALAYGLAQRIASGEIPYELRDMRVLELDMMSVVAGTRFRGDFEERMNQIIDDIEADGHIILFVDEMHTIMGSGSGIDSTLDAANILKPALSRGTLHMVGATTQEEYQKHIEKDAALSRRFAKIVIEEPSVADAFEILKGLRPSYEAYHHVSLSDEALMTAVKSAHRYMTSKNLPDSAIDLMDEASATVQTMVKKEAQVELSPIDEALLDGDFKAVSRLLKKEEKVALPKVIKVTEEHIMSTLSRLTGIPVEKMTQADNQKYLNLEKELHKRVIGQDTAISAISRAIRRNQSGIRTGKRPIGSFMFLGPTGVGKTELAKALAEVLFDDESALIRFDMSEYMEKFAASRLNGAPPGYVGYDEGGELTEKVRQKPYSVLLFDEVEKAHPDIFNVLLQVLDDGMLTDSRGRKVDFSNTIIIMTSNLGATALRDDKTVGFGVQDLSHDHDAMEKRILEELKKAYRPEFINRIDEKVVFHSLTQDHMREVVKIMVQPLIKQLAEKGIVLKFQPSALKHLAEDGYDIEMGARPLRRTIQTQVEDHLAELVLSGQLATGNTLKIGVKQGKLKFDVV; encoded by the coding sequence ATGGTTAAGTATTCACAAAAAATGCAGGATGTTTTTGGCCTGTCTCAAATTATTGCTACACGATTTTCTTGTCAGCTCTTAGAAAGTTGGCATCTTTTACTTGGATTGATTTCTAGTGATGAAACAATTGCAGGGCTGACTTTCCGAGAATTCGATAGCGAAACTGGTGAGAATGATTATTTTGCAGCAGCTATTTTAGCGTCAGAAAAGACTTTTGATGATAGTATCAATCACTTTGATTTTCATGAACAATCAGTTGCAACGGCTGATATGTTGGCTTTTGCGGAGCAAATTAGTCTTATTACTGGAGATGATGAAGTCGGTACGGAGCATGTTCTCATGGCTATGCTTTTAAGTCCTGACAGGATGCCTATCCGTGTCCTTGAGTTAGCTGGTTTCAAACTAAAAAATGATGGCGAAGGCGCTTCAATTTTTAGTATTCGCCAAGGTTTAGAGAAGCATGCTGGTTTTACGAAAGACCAAGTCAAGGCCATTCATGAATTGAAAAAACCAAAACGTCCTAAAGCGAATAATTTTACAGATATGATGAAACCACCGTCAACTGCAGGTGAGTTATCGGATTTTACTCGCGATTTGACAGCCATGGCGGAAGCTGGAGCACTCGAAGCAGTTGTTGGTCGTGACAAAGAAGTCTCTCGCATGGTACAGGTGCTTAGCCGTAAAACCAAGAATAACCCAGTCTTAGTTGGTGATGCTGGTGTTGGTAAAACTGCCCTAGCTTATGGATTAGCACAACGTATTGCGAGCGGTGAGATTCCTTATGAGTTACGCGACATGCGCGTTCTTGAATTGGACATGATGAGTGTAGTTGCGGGAACGCGTTTCCGTGGTGACTTTGAAGAGCGTATGAACCAAATTATTGATGATATCGAAGCCGATGGTCATATCATTCTTTTTGTGGATGAGATGCATACTATTATGGGTTCTGGTAGTGGTATTGATAGCACACTTGATGCGGCTAATATCCTAAAGCCTGCTCTTTCTCGTGGAACCCTCCACATGGTTGGGGCTACAACACAAGAAGAGTACCAAAAACATATTGAAAAAGATGCTGCTCTATCGCGTCGTTTTGCTAAAATTGTTATTGAAGAGCCATCAGTTGCAGATGCTTTTGAGATTTTGAAAGGATTACGTCCGAGTTATGAAGCCTATCATCATGTGTCACTATCAGATGAAGCTTTGATGACAGCGGTTAAGTCTGCTCACCGTTATATGACTAGTAAAAACCTGCCTGATTCTGCCATTGATTTGATGGATGAAGCCAGTGCCACGGTTCAGACCATGGTTAAAAAAGAAGCGCAAGTAGAGTTATCTCCTATTGATGAAGCCCTTTTAGATGGTGATTTTAAAGCTGTCTCTCGTTTGCTCAAGAAGGAAGAGAAGGTTGCTCTTCCAAAAGTTATCAAGGTAACCGAAGAGCACATCATGTCTACCCTCAGTCGTCTAACAGGAATTCCTGTGGAAAAAATGACACAGGCTGACAATCAGAAGTATCTCAATTTGGAAAAAGAGTTGCATAAGCGTGTGATTGGGCAAGATACGGCGATTTCGGCGATTAGTCGGGCCATTCGTCGTAACCAGTCGGGTATTAGGACTGGTAAACGTCCTATCGGATCTTTCATGTTCTTGGGGCCAACTGGAGTTGGTAAGACGGAGTTGGCTAAGGCTTTGGCGGAAGTCCTTTTTGATGATGAATCAGCCCTCATTCGTTTTGACATGTCTGAGTATATGGAAAAATTTGCCGCCTCACGTCTTAACGGTGCTCCTCCGGGTTATGTCGGCTACGATGAAGGGGGAGAATTAACAGAGAAAGTTCGTCAGAAACCTTATTCTGTCCTCTTATTTGATGAGGTTGAAAAGGCACATCCAGATATTTTCAATGTTCTTTTGCAAGTGCTGGATGATGGAATGTTGACGGATAGTCGTGGACGCAAAGTGGATTTTTCAAATACGATTATCATCATGACGTCAAATCTTGGTGCTACAGCTCTTCGTGATGATAAGACTGTTGGCTTTGGCGTTCAGGATCTCTCACATGACCATGATGCTATGGAAAAACGTATTTTGGAAGAGCTTAAAAAAGCTTATCGTCCTGAATTTATCAACCGTATTGATGAGAAGGTTGTCTTCCACAGCTTGACACAAGACCATATGAGAGAAGTCGTTAAGATTATGGTTCAACCGTTAATCAAGCAGCTAGCTGAGAAAGGTATTGTCTTAAAATTCCAACCATCAGCCCTTAAACACTTGGCTGAAGATGGTTACGATATCGAAATGGGAGCTCGCCCACTTCGTCGCACCATTCAAACCCAAGTCGAAGACCACCTAGCAGAATTAGTTCTTTCAGGACAATTAGCCACAGGCAATACCCTCAAGATAGGTGTCAAACAAGGTAAGCTTAAGTTTGATGTGGTTTGA
- a CDS encoding response regulator transcription factor, whose protein sequence is MAYILVVEDDRIINQIVTEFLKEQGHQVNAQFDGQKALDVFEEEKGIDLIILDIMIPSVNGLDVLKTIRQHSDVPIMMLTAMDDEYTQLVSFNHLINDYVVKPFSPLILTKRVENILRQSKGSKEVKTSTQLEVGELTIDLDNATAYFEEKEIPLTKTEYDILEILVKRCGKLVTRDYLMDTIWGYSELDSRVLDNHIKNLRKKIPSLALLTVIGRGYKIERK, encoded by the coding sequence ATGGCATATATTTTGGTTGTCGAGGATGATAGAATAATCAATCAAATTGTGACAGAGTTTTTGAAGGAACAAGGGCATCAGGTTAATGCTCAATTTGATGGGCAAAAAGCTCTTGATGTTTTTGAAGAGGAGAAAGGAATAGACCTCATCATTTTGGATATCATGATCCCTTCGGTCAATGGGTTGGACGTATTGAAAACAATTCGTCAACACTCGGATGTTCCTATTATGATGTTAACAGCTATGGACGATGAATATACTCAGTTGGTCAGTTTTAATCATCTTATTAATGATTACGTTGTAAAACCCTTTTCGCCGCTAATTCTCACAAAACGGGTGGAGAATATTTTACGTCAAAGCAAAGGAAGTAAAGAAGTTAAAACATCTACACAACTTGAAGTGGGAGAGCTTACTATAGATCTTGATAATGCCACTGCTTATTTTGAGGAGAAGGAGATTCCGTTAACAAAGACCGAGTATGACATTTTAGAAATTTTGGTAAAACGTTGCGGTAAGCTTGTGACACGTGACTATTTAATGGATACTATTTGGGGCTATAGTGAGTTGGACAGCCGTGTATTGGATAATCATATTAAAAATCTTAGAAAGAAAATACCAAGTTTAGCATTATTAACAGTTATTGGTAGGGGGTATAAAATTGAGAGGAAGTGA
- a CDS encoding sensor histidine kinase, translating to MGLTRKHFLSFMATISIVVIFFLMISYFTLPIYYNQSRKEVLRQEFNAVLKQLDGMPEKKMVTALRKYEAQHQGLFFSLSNKKGRLIYPEQDRLDDYDIESESFSDSKHAEAGYWTETVKTDVKDYLIVTGQYIFPSLTSISQTLLTLYPFIILLFMFLVFGAAFLYSRWSTRRIRQLSQETRALRQLDQNLTCTVTGQDEISLLAQDINALYESLLISIKDLKRENELALEREKEKMNFLRMTSHELKTPITSMIGIVDGMIYQVGDFKNRDKYLLECRTILQEQSHLVHSILEASKLDLLLNPNQDEFSVREMLDSLMASYETSMALEDRELVYDVEDFMIQAHRFYLERAIRNIIDNALHYTKPKGIISICTQNNQIKISNQVDQLIDEEQLDHLFEPFYRPDFSRSRHDGGTGLGLYIVDHILSKHNINYSLKPRGDYMVFTLNFNQCD from the coding sequence ATGGGACTCACACGGAAACATTTCCTTAGTTTTATGGCTACAATCAGCATAGTAGTTATTTTTTTCTTGATGATTTCCTACTTTACGTTGCCAATTTATTATAATCAATCTAGAAAAGAAGTTTTAAGACAAGAGTTCAATGCGGTATTAAAACAGTTAGATGGTATGCCTGAAAAAAAGATGGTGACGGCTCTTAGAAAATACGAAGCGCAACATCAGGGGTTATTCTTTTCCTTGAGTAATAAGAAGGGAAGACTCATTTATCCTGAACAGGATCGATTGGATGATTATGATATTGAATCGGAAAGCTTCTCAGATTCGAAGCATGCAGAAGCAGGATATTGGACGGAGACTGTTAAAACTGATGTTAAAGACTATTTAATAGTAACAGGTCAATATATCTTCCCTTCCCTGACGAGTATTAGTCAGACCTTGTTAACGCTCTATCCTTTTATTATTTTATTGTTTATGTTTCTTGTATTTGGGGCGGCTTTCTTATATAGTCGCTGGTCGACCAGAAGAATCAGGCAATTGTCACAAGAAACGCGAGCCCTACGTCAGTTAGATCAAAATCTGACTTGTACTGTGACTGGTCAAGATGAGATTTCTCTATTAGCACAAGACATCAATGCCTTATATGAAAGTTTATTGATTAGTATCAAGGACTTGAAACGAGAGAATGAATTGGCACTAGAGCGTGAAAAAGAGAAGATGAACTTTTTGAGAATGACGTCTCATGAATTAAAAACACCTATCACGAGCATGATAGGTATTGTAGATGGTATGATTTATCAAGTAGGTGACTTTAAGAACCGCGATAAGTATCTGCTAGAATGTCGTACTATTTTGCAAGAACAATCTCATCTTGTTCACTCTATTTTGGAAGCTTCAAAATTGGATTTATTGTTAAATCCCAATCAAGATGAATTTTCTGTTCGAGAAATGCTTGATAGTTTGATGGCGAGTTATGAGACAAGCATGGCACTAGAAGATAGGGAACTAGTTTATGATGTAGAGGATTTCATGATTCAAGCACATCGCTTTTATTTAGAAAGAGCGATTAGAAATATTATAGATAATGCTTTACATTATACAAAGCCAAAGGGAATCATTTCCATTTGCACTCAAAATAATCAGATTAAAATTAGTAATCAAGTGGATCAGCTTATAGATGAGGAGCAATTAGACCATCTTTTTGAGCCATTCTATCGTCCGGATTTCAGTCGAAGTCGCCATGACGGTGGAACAGGACTTGGTTTATATATTGTTGATCACATTCTATCAAAGCATAACATCAACTACTCCCTAAAACCTCGTGGAGATTATATGGTTTTTACATTGAATTTTAATCAATGTGATTAG
- a CDS encoding CPBP family glutamic-type intramembrane protease, with protein MTQKLKCLKWWDIVILTLIFFGQAIYSSTVMFFQNNGQVIPELTETTGSQNVYMMIVQGLTLVVAAAYLIWRKFDFKQWQFKFSPKATLTGIGMFFLLAIMVDIFVIFFDPHSVGKIFGSSWQFLDGIKFFLSQFTNLPLVAYALLNGFYEEIYFIGLCTAVEAKHRTWIFLFSILIRISFHTYQGLVSALSIGIVLGIFYYIWYRKKSRNLYPIMLSHSIADVVGLTILQYIVVTGI; from the coding sequence ATGACACAGAAATTAAAATGCTTAAAATGGTGGGATATTGTCATCCTAACCCTTATCTTCTTTGGACAAGCTATCTATTCTTCGACAGTCATGTTTTTCCAAAATAATGGACAAGTGATTCCTGAGTTAACGGAAACAACTGGTAGCCAAAATGTATATATGATGATAGTGCAAGGTCTTACTTTAGTTGTAGCTGCGGCTTACTTGATTTGGCGTAAGTTTGATTTTAAGCAATGGCAATTTAAATTTTCGCCTAAGGCAACATTGACAGGAATCGGGATGTTTTTCTTACTGGCTATTATGGTGGATATCTTTGTTATCTTTTTTGATCCACATAGTGTAGGGAAGATTTTTGGATCTTCATGGCAATTTTTAGATGGGATTAAGTTCTTTCTTTCACAGTTTACCAATCTTCCTTTGGTGGCTTACGCCCTTTTAAATGGCTTTTACGAAGAAATATACTTTATTGGTTTATGTACTGCAGTTGAGGCGAAGCACCGTACCTGGATTTTCCTCTTCTCTATACTGATTCGTATATCATTCCATACCTACCAAGGCTTAGTAAGTGCCTTATCTATTGGTATCGTACTAGGTATATTCTACTATATCTGGTATCGCAAAAAGAGCCGCAATCTTTATCCAATTATGTTATCTCACTCAATCGCTGATGTTGTTGGTTTAACTATCTTACAGTATATTGTTGTAACAGGTATCTAG
- a CDS encoding PrsW family glutamic-type intramembrane protease yields the protein MKELLILLTLSQESQQWLSFVLAIIILLIVYVIPISMLVIWFFGEKGQTWKEYCCALVFGALIIGQPAGWLNTKLSDMSLAAFSRVSGLEEWLPSMIPPLVEESLKMLLAILLLYLLRIKTIRQALSVGAGVGLGFQLSEDYTYILGALVENQVSPIQEALGRLSSSFASHWLLTTLMIGAWFLLVKIGVTQFTVKCYLILPFLLHVIWNTSVVDGSLLLKGLLTIISLGLLFYFYQTIERIEKHQSLAMLD from the coding sequence GTGAAAGAGCTATTAATTTTATTGACCTTATCGCAAGAAAGTCAACAATGGCTATCATTTGTTTTGGCGATTATCATTTTGTTGATAGTCTATGTGATACCTATCAGTATGTTGGTTATATGGTTCTTCGGTGAAAAAGGTCAGACATGGAAAGAGTATTGTTGTGCACTTGTCTTTGGGGCTCTTATTATTGGTCAACCTGCGGGATGGTTGAATACAAAGCTTTCAGATATGTCATTAGCTGCCTTTTCTCGTGTATCTGGACTAGAAGAATGGCTCCCTAGCATGATTCCACCACTTGTTGAGGAATCTTTAAAAATGCTACTAGCAATATTATTGCTATATCTTTTACGTATTAAGACAATCAGGCAAGCTCTCTCTGTTGGAGCAGGTGTTGGACTCGGATTTCAATTATCTGAAGATTATACCTATATTTTGGGAGCGTTGGTGGAAAATCAAGTAAGCCCTATTCAAGAAGCCTTGGGTCGTTTAAGTAGCTCATTTGCTAGTCACTGGCTACTTACGACCTTAATGATAGGAGCCTGGTTTTTACTTGTTAAGATAGGTGTGACACAGTTCACTGTAAAATGCTATTTAATATTGCCGTTTTTACTTCATGTGATTTGGAATACTTCGGTAGTTGATGGTAGTTTGCTACTTAAGGGACTTCTTACGATTATTAGTCTGGGATTACTATTTTACTTCTACCAAACCATTGAGCGTATAGAAAAACATCAATCATTGGCAATGCTAGATTGA
- a CDS encoding low temperature requirement protein A, whose product MHKKVSIPELFFDLVYVYAIGRSMTLIHHLQDGFIPLGDFIIFTLSFLFLINIWVYQTVFLNRYGTESIKNHAFLFLDMGLLLLLSNSFSLEWQGQFTPFVILVLLLTASLFSQYFLALKEHKSPEHQELIKNYLLILGVRFALVLLSLFMSLTFGIYFYLAGFLAGLMLPLFFQKDTSRVPISFAHLVERLTLLVIITFGEMIMGGIAKYFTLVTFSFQSILFFIIVLSLFWFYYEEFYVDINHDNPHTTGMRMIYLHYVIFLSLTMVTAALSFLTEPDVNNLFVVIFLFVALGMYYFSIVLHNTYNKASRHLSDRFLKRILLIYLLSLAGSLIFSGQHLLVTFIVTGLTASLAYLFHQMGN is encoded by the coding sequence ATGCACAAAAAAGTTTCCATTCCCGAGTTATTTTTTGACTTGGTTTATGTTTATGCGATTGGACGATCGATGACTTTGATCCATCATCTACAAGACGGTTTTATCCCTCTGGGTGATTTTATTATTTTCACCTTGTCATTTTTATTTTTAATCAATATCTGGGTTTATCAGACAGTCTTTCTCAATCGCTACGGTACTGAAAGTATTAAAAATCATGCGTTTTTGTTTCTTGATATGGGGCTCTTGTTGCTTCTATCCAATAGTTTTAGTTTAGAATGGCAGGGTCAATTTACTCCTTTTGTTATTTTAGTACTCTTACTGACAGCCAGTTTATTTAGCCAATATTTTCTAGCATTAAAAGAGCATAAAAGTCCAGAACATCAAGAGCTGATCAAAAATTATTTGCTGATTTTAGGTGTTCGTTTTGCTCTTGTTTTGCTCAGTTTATTCATGTCCTTAACGTTTGGTATCTATTTTTACTTGGCTGGTTTTTTGGCGGGGTTGATGTTGCCTCTTTTTTTCCAAAAGGATACAAGTAGAGTTCCCATTAGTTTTGCCCATTTGGTCGAGAGATTGACGCTTTTAGTGATCATTACTTTTGGTGAAATGATTATGGGTGGTATTGCTAAATATTTTACGCTTGTGACTTTTTCTTTTCAATCTATTCTTTTTTTCATCATTGTTTTATCACTCTTTTGGTTTTATTATGAAGAGTTTTATGTGGATATTAATCATGACAATCCTCATACGACAGGAATGCGTATGATTTACCTCCACTATGTTATTTTTCTCAGTTTGACAATGGTGACAGCAGCACTGAGTTTCTTGACAGAACCAGATGTTAATAATCTGTTTGTAGTGATTTTCTTATTTGTTGCTCTTGGGATGTATTATTTTAGTATCGTCCTACATAATACTTATAACAAGGCTAGCCGTCATCTAAGTGATCGTTTTTTAAAGCGTATCCTATTAATTTATTTGCTGTCATTGGCTGGTTCGTTAATCTTCTCGGGACAACATTTGTTGGTAACCTTTATCGTAACTGGTTTAACAGCTAGTTTAGCTTATTTATTTCATCAGATGGGCAACTAA
- the dusB gene encoding tRNA dihydrouridine synthase DusB: MTKLNSSFMIGNVEIPHRTVLAPMAGVTNSAFRTIAKEFGAGLVVMEMISEKGLLYNNEKTLHMLHIDENEHPMSIQLFGGDAEGLKRAADFIQTNTKADIVDINMGCPVNKVVKNEAGAKWLKDPDKIYHIVSEVTSVLDIPLTVKMRTGWADSSLAVENALAAESAGVSALAMHGRTREQMYRGHCDHETLARVSKAITKIPFIGNGDVKTVHDAKFMIEEIGVDAVMVGRAAMSNPHIFTQINHFFETGEELPELPFAKKLDIAEEHLKRLVNLKGEMIAVREFRGLAPHYLRGTAGAAKVRSAVSRAETFQEVQDLFNTIR, encoded by the coding sequence GTGACAAAGCTTAATTCATCATTCATGATTGGGAATGTCGAAATCCCACACCGCACTGTCCTAGCACCTATGGCAGGGGTAACTAACTCAGCCTTTCGTACTATCGCTAAAGAATTCGGTGCAGGGCTTGTTGTCATGGAGATGATTTCTGAAAAAGGATTACTCTACAACAACGAAAAAACACTCCACATGCTCCACATTGACGAAAATGAACACCCAATGTCTATCCAGCTCTTTGGTGGTGATGCTGAAGGCCTCAAACGGGCGGCTGACTTCATCCAAACCAATACCAAAGCTGATATCGTTGACATTAACATGGGATGTCCTGTTAACAAGGTTGTCAAAAACGAAGCCGGTGCCAAATGGCTCAAAGACCCAGATAAGATTTACCACATCGTTAGTGAAGTGACCTCTGTTTTAGATATTCCTTTGACTGTCAAAATGCGTACTGGTTGGGCTGATAGCTCATTAGCTGTGGAAAATGCCCTTGCTGCTGAATCAGCTGGTGTTTCTGCTCTTGCCATGCACGGTCGTACTCGTGAACAAATGTACCGCGGCCACTGTGACCATGAAACCTTGGCACGTGTTTCAAAAGCCATCACTAAAATTCCATTTATCGGAAATGGTGATGTCAAAACCGTTCACGATGCCAAATTCATGATTGAAGAAATTGGCGTTGATGCCGTTATGGTAGGTCGTGCTGCTATGAGCAACCCACACATCTTCACTCAAATCAATCACTTCTTTGAAACTGGAGAAGAACTACCGGAACTACCATTCGCTAAGAAATTAGACATTGCCGAAGAACATCTCAAACGCTTAGTGAACCTTAAAGGTGAAATGATTGCTGTTCGTGAATTCCGTGGTCTTGCTCCTCACTACCTACGAGGAACAGCTGGTGCTGCGAAGGTTCGTAGCGCTGTATCACGCGCCGAAACCTTCCAAGAAGTCCAAGACCTATTCAATACCATTCGTTAA